The DNA sequence GATAAAAGGTATGGAATGAATGCACTGaatgttgctttggataaaagcatctgccaaatgcataatgcCTGTAAAAAAGTTTTACCATTACGTAAATTAAGTAAATCATCATTTAAACGACATTGTTACATCTTTTTAAAAAGGTCAGTATCAGTGCTGATACCAATACAGAGATGTTTTGCATGACAGGTTGTACTTACCTAACATGTGCAATCTGCTTACTCATTGCTGTGTTTTACTAGTTACACATCTGCATTAAATGACCTCTTGTTGGCTGTCACTTTCTTGTTAAGCATTAAGTATATATCATTAAATATAATAACTGTATGAAATATACTATATGAACAGACTGCAATGATCACATTTGATTTCCCAGATGTTATTTACCACCTGCAGATTGTGTTGACAGCTACAGAACTGCTACAAATATATGCATTAGAGATGTTTATAGCATTTTGTTTAGACAACTATAATACTAAGACCTCTACAGCAGTATTATATCTTAAATGTTATGTATCTAACATATATAGGGTGAATACTGGTAGATTGTGACACTTTTCAAAACAACCTGAATTTATCCATTAGATATATTTCTCATGGTTGCAGTGTTAGAAACTCTGCAAAGCACACAACACTCAAGCAGTATACACAGGAAATGTCAAGACTTCCTTGTTGTATTAGATAAAGTCAAATTAATTTGCATGCACAGCGCAGTCAGCTTTGGCTGCACATTATTAATATAGGGTGTAGTTAGTAGTTTATTTAAGCACCTGTACAGGAGCCTTGCGGAACTCCCTCACGCCATTGCCCGTGTTGTTATGAATGAGAAGCGGTTTGCATTCTCTAAAGCCCCGGTACCTCGGGCCCCCTCTGCCCGCGCAGCCCACCTCCGCAGCATCATCATCGTCCGTGTCCTCCACACACTCGTCCCCGCTGCTGTGGTAGTCGTGATACAAAGGCTGTGTCCGCGGTCGGTTATCGCCGGGGCAAACGCTGGCCACGGCGCATAGAGATCCGGCCAGCTCCCTCCAGGAGCGACTGGTGTGATGCTCCGAGCCGCTCACATCAACAGCCGCAGTGCCAAACGAGCCCGACCCGGACGCAACGTTTTGCGAGCGCAAGACCAAAAGAAAGCGTACGGTTTCCCCGAGAAAAAGGTGGCTGCGACGCGGCAGCGTGCGATATTTGGCCGGGTCCGACAGGTCTGAGATGGGCACGGCGGGGAAATACATAAAGTATTCACACTGCGATTCCATCATTAACACCATGACCATCAGACAGAGAGAGGTCGACGGGATCCGGGTTGGTTTGTAAATAATACTGAAATCTCTCTAGATTAAAGGAAGCCGTTTTACCTTTCACCTCGGGGATGTTATGGCTGCAAAGAGTTCATAAAAATTGCATTAAACCTGTTTTGTCCCATATCTGTCGTTCAGCAGTTCGCGCATACAGATGCATTGAAGTGCGCTATATGAAAGGCGTATTCATCGAACACAGATGCATGTTTTAGAGCGCGATATAATAACCAGGCAAGAATAGTCGCTTGTCGAATAAGGTAAACAATGATTGTATACCTTACAAGAACAGTACTATTTAACACTACTAATATTATTTTAGATGTTTTTggattatttattcatttggtaTCAATAGTATATAAAAGTATAGATTATTATTTAACAATTAATAAGCATATAATAATACAGAAACAatattttacatacatttagcaTAGGTCTGGAGCTTTTATCCGACTTACAAGTTAGGAAGCATTCATTATTTTGTCTTAGATTTTAGTAGTATAattttgaccattattttaagaTATCCAATTTACTTCGTCTTCATTCAGTAAATAAACTCAGAAATTGCTTACATGGTTTCAGCGACTAACAAACAAGTTCACATCAAAATGAATTTACAGTGTTAAAGTAAGTTGTATTTAAGGACAGGGTATCACTTTCAGCCCCTTTTGCTGTCGTGTTTAACTGTGTATATCAAACATGCATTCTTCAGATTACATTATCTCATTCTGTACAGAAACCGTGAGGTCCATGATAAGGACACTGGGAGCTAGTAAGCTATACAAACAATTGAAACACATTTATCagatgattaaaaaaaacattcatcagATGATAGTCTTTGCAATCActgaaaaagttttattttacaaCATACAAGTAACCAAATAAGGTTCATCACTCCCAAATATTTACACAGGTTTCCCCCATATAATCAAGTAGGCTAAGAgagaaaatgcaataaatatggTTAAGCAGATTACAAAGGTTTGGAAAATCTGAGCCAATGAGAAAACAGAAAGGAAACATTGTGTTCTGAATTGCTTTGATAACCATACATCAATATTCTAATAGTTCATGTTAGAGGTTCTTTATTCGAGTTCATTTATCTGAGTTTGTTTGCCTGCCCAAATACATCCAGTCTGTGATCATTTATCGGTCGTGTCAAATATGCAAAGCTTCAGACTTTCTTATTGTGACATCTGAATTAATTTACTAGCTAATATTtgtataatgaaaaaaaaacatttcaagcACAAACACATCAGTAACTCTTTGGTTTGGTGGTACTCCAGTGTTTAAAAGGTACTCCAACTAAAGAGTCATGAAAACACTAAACTTATATGACATGCAAGTAATATACAGCACAGTCATTCTGATTATAGAGTGCTCTCCAAAATAAGGCGAATAAAAGCTGTCATACCTCAAGCTGAAAGAGAAATCAAtgcatacatttaattttttatcaatGTTTATGAGtagcattaatatttaaatgtaaataaaactgTAAATTAGCCAACATGTCTCCCCTTATCAATTTCCCAAAAGTAACATCTAAAAGAAAATGAAGcgtgttttatattatattgaCATTTCTTAACTCGAATTACTCTTTGCTTTTTGTGTTCTGTCTGGGAGCCCCAGTGTTaagtttaagttttttttaaataattttattattttcaaaatTTGGGTTTGAAATAGTATTGTAAACACAAAAACAGCTCTCCCAGTAATTCCCATCACAAACAACAGCATGAGTGGTGTAAGCTAATGACAAAAACGGAGAACTACCTAGTTACTGCTAATAGTACAAACAAAATTGAATGGGGTACAATGCATGTccaaatgtgtcatttatacaAGTTAATGAGTACTATTTATCAACATGCATATTGTAGCTACACATAAAACGACACGCAGGAATAAGTGCATTAAAATGAGCATACGCCAAGGGTGTCTTCTTCATCtcaataacatttaaattagtacagtaaaataaattaatttataatgtAAGGTGTCATCTTGCACTGTATCTGCATACAAAAAGCTGGCTGTTCAAACTTGGTCAGTTTGCACAGTGCATTCCAGTCAAATATCTATACTACTTTTCGTTAGCACTCATCATAATAGGAAAAACACAGCTTAGTTGGGGAGTAGAAATGCAGTACATAGAGAAATGTATACAAAAGCATAATAAATACAACGAGCTTTTATCTTAAAGCACTGCTTCACTAAAGTATTAATTGTAAGGCAAAATAACCATTTTGTCTGTCCAGATATGACAGCATTTACCTTACCAATGAACATTCACCATCCATTAAAATTTGGTCTAGATGTTATATTCAAAACATCAAAAATAAAAGGAGGTAAATCTACTGTAACAAGAAGTGCATTTGCCCCAATTGGGAGCTACAGTACAACCCCATTTGTCTTTCATGAATGGTTTATTATTTCACAGTGTTAGAAGCTAGAGATGTCATTCTACCAGACTCATGTGAAGAGTCATGATAGTTTTTTACAGTGAGTCACAAAGCAGCTATGTGACTACAGCGTGCCTGCTTTTTTTACTTAATGTGTGGTGTGTAAAGAAAAGTTAGCCTTGTCTTTCTTGAAACAAACACTATTAGGATCCCTCTTAAACATATATAAATGGGTATACAGTTAAATTCTGACCACTCTGGTGCAcacttttattgcatttttcatGGAGTAAATGTGTGTGTCTTCAAATTCGGTTGCATTTCTAATTGAAGAGCTCAGTTGCAAAACCCTATAAGTGCATCtgatatgttttcttgtaaattagcattttttatgagACTCAGTTTAGGTTTGTGCAAGAAAAATCATGAGAGAATTTTCTCACTTTACTCATGCACAACATCAACCTCACATAAATATGGAGCCATATCTGTTGGCCACTGTCAGGCATCTGTGTACCATTTTTTTCCTCCAGTAGCTTTATTGTACCCATATACACTCTTCTTCACTGCAAAACCTTGCACTGTATAAAACAGTATGTAGAAGAACAAGACGAGGAAGAGTCGGTGGCAAATCGGTGTGTTGTAAAGCCAAAAGCATGCTTTGGTTTTCCCTTTGCCGCTACGTCTCGTTCAAATATCATTAGCAGCAGAGCGTGCGGTCTTCTGCAGGTCAGATGGAGTACAACAAAGCAGTCCTAGCCCACATGCATCAAACGCATCCAGTGGAGCATACTTTGAAACGTTCACCAACGCTCAACCATACACGAGACGTAACGGCAGGTGAAAAAATGAAGCACACCTAAAGCTTAAGTCTTGGACATCCGTTCACCTTTTGTAGTGCAGCACAGAGGCCCAATGGAGCCAAATAAGGGTCAGAACTCATTCTGACTTTGAGGCAAAAACGGTGTTACAAGCTCACTATCTAAGCCTTACTCTCGAATCAGCATGTTCTAAAGAATGATTTCGAAGCATTACTGTCCCATCCCAGTCTTTTTCGACCAATCTCTTTCCCGCTTGGTCTTCAGTCCTGAGTATTAAGGACTCCCTAAGTACTTGAATTCCTCCAGCAACAGTGTCTGGCCCTGGGGGTTGTTGGGCTCGTGGGAACTGCCGTAGATCTAATAAGTCTTTGTACTGAATCTCAGGCCGGATCATACGCAGGCAAGCTTCCCACGTGGCGTTGTCTAGTCCGGGCTGCAGCTCGTAACCTAGGATCTTCACTAATCCACTCTGGAAGGGACGAATGGTCTTGTCCCGGATGCGACTGGCTTCTACAGGCCGGCCACCGTCACGTAAACAAGCACGAGCGAGAACTTCCCGTCTGGTCCTCAGCAAGGCTACCTCAGCCTCCATTCGGCTACGTCCGAAGCGATCTATTTCCTCCCAGAAAGTGAGGTTGAGAGCTTGGTAAAGGTACCAGTCTAGAGAATTCCATTCTCGTAATTTTAGCCTTTGCTCATCTGTTAAAGCCAAGGGGGCTGGAAGTGCAGCCTTACCCACCCATCCAGACCTTACACTTGACACCTGCTGTCTGGCATTTAGGCTAAAAGAAACCACAGCATCCAGGGGCCAGCAGAGAGCGTGGCGGAGCAGAACCATAGAATAGTCAAAATACTCTGAAAGGAGGATAAGCTTAAAGTTTCGACGCACTGCTGCCACACCACGCTTGGCCAGCGGTATGCTGAAGTTGGCATTATGATCCAGACCAAAGTCAAACCACAGCAAGTTGCGAGCATAATGGTTGTTTCGGAGTCTGGGGTCATAGTATTTATGGGGGTTATCTGCAAAATCACCAAGGCCTTTGGCACGCCTGAATGCAGGGGCAACATTTTTGTAGTAGGCATAGGAGGATTCGGCTAAAGCCACAGGATCTCGAAGGATAGAAAAATAGAAGGTGTCAGATGGCATGACCTTTTCAACCTATAAAGAAGATGAAAAACAGAGTCAGagtataaaataatattgaCTAGAAGAATTATAGAAGACATTTTTAGACtctaccagtggcggccggtgacttctttattTGGGGGAACTCGATgcaaagttcatcacaacatgtatgtagcccatcatctGTGTGtatcgtaatttcaaaatatgtgttcggcgcgtcgagtgatccctGTGCATCacgtgatcctatgtgcatcacatgtcttatcaaaataagtgcctgctggagacgcatcttaagggtttatgataaaagagacgctcacgtttgccagatactcgcataatctcatacgtaatcagagtttagtgttaagggagtgtcttgcgtgtattttgtgaacgtgagcatctcttttatcataaacggttttgacccgtgtgcacttattttgacaaaacacgtgatgcacatggttcacatgacgcaacaaacacatattctgaaaacacgagcaacacacgacactctgaacacatattttgaatttgcgcccctcggatgagcagtcacgagacGTCACTGCCTAGTTTAGTACAGCAGGAGCTTTAtgtccaacagctttcaaaatAAAGACCTACATGTATAACCTTAATGGGTTTATTTTACCAGAATATCTCTTTTGCAAAATCAACCTTGTTAAAAAGGTGGCAAAGAACTAAAAAAAGCATAAAACTGCTACAGgtttgttatataaaataaataatcttATTAAATCTGCATCTGAATTCAACTGAGCAATGCTAAAATATGTTACCCATTGTATGCTATACCTCTGGTTTGTTGAACCGCATATGATTTCCTATGATGTCAAATTCTTCCACGTGAGGACCTCTGTATCCTTTCACCCTTTGGGCAATGAAGGGAAGCGGGTAGCCAAATTGGTACCCAACAGGCAGGGCAAATTTTAGGCCCCGCTCCTCTCCAAACCGGTAGAGCATGTTGAGAACGGTGCTGCTGGCTGTCTTGTGAGTCTTCAAAAACATGATGTGAGTGTGAGGTTGACACGATCCTAGAGAGGACCCTTGGGAATTCTCAGAGGGAAAAGCAAAGAGGGATCGAGGCCTCTCTGGCTGCACCCAACTAGTGCAGAGAAAGCACAGAGAAACAAtagatgttaaaaagatcaTGAGAATGAAAACCAAGCCTCTCATTTTACACTTTGGATACTGATTAGAGAGAAATGAAGTACACAAGATTGGAAAAAAACTTGAAAGTTAGATAGGATAAGCCTAAAGTAATGCTtcgtgcactgtaaaaaatactctGGAGGGTGTTAAATACAAACCATGAAAATTAGTTAtacttaacctcctaagacctggtgtgtccacatacgtggtcattaaattttttgttgtttgcaccataatactttattctgtgtaactggaacctgttatttattggttcttcctaaccccaaatagctggaaggaatctgaaaaaaaaagacaaaccgaACCTCGGGTCTTAGGAAGTTAAGTATATGAACTAGTaagtaaaatacaaaataatgagTATACATTCTACCTACACTATCTATTTCTTAACAGTACTAACTGCAACACTATTTGAGCAAAATTAAGTAATACCCCAAAATATTAGCTTTGGCACCACAAAGTACGCATGCGTCAACATCCAGGCGGGACTCGGAGTCACCCCATGTCATTGGCGAGAACCTTAATTTGTTGAGGTACAGGTAcgtttttatttaacttgtttATATCATCATGAATGGaaatgttaagttgtttaaccCTAAAATCTACCAGAAGATTAGTCATTTGgcacttctctctctctctgttgtcAGGACTGATAAGTTAGATAGAATGTGTTGCCAGTCAAGTTAGCATTGAAAGGGGAATACATTGTCCAGTTCTCGCACTTGCGAATACaaataaaaatccatatttataattgaaatatattaactttcattattattatttacatggcTGAAATCTATGAACTGCGGAGCTGCTGCACATGAGTGGTTGAACTtgagctgagagagagagagagagagagagcaacggaTGGTACAGACGGGAAGGCGTCGAGCAGACCAAAAATGGTCAATGTGGTAGGCCTATGCTAGATAATTAGTTAAAGTTTTCTTGCATTTATCTGTTGATATATTGAGTTTTGTGTTAGAAGGTATCAATTTAtaaagtcattttattttttattacagatTCATAATTAACGTTTGCCTTACCATGGACGTTTTTAATTTAATGTCTGTTAAGAAAAGTATTTCAGGGTTTACATGTTATATGTAATGTGACTTGTATATGAAGTTGAATCCCTTAAAATTGAATGTAAGTACGTTCTTGTTAGTGTTCAATGTTTTATGCACATGTACCCTGAGATATATGTAATAGGAAGTTGTATTACTCTGACTTAAAATGAAGTTGTATCCTAATAGCATGCCAGTCTACTGAGGTAAATGAGATCAGTTCTCCTTTCATTTCAGTATctcattttattttctaatgAAAACGTGAAGAAATGGTATTTAGGAATCTTgcttttaatgtatattttgacATCCCATGAAGACTGGTTTATTTTTGAATGCAATATGTTGTATATATGACTATATGctgtatttcaaaatgtattgtAAGGGGTTATTTTGTACTTACATAAAttcgttttaaatgtttacaaaatgttATTTCGTCAATAAATAAAGCAAGTTATGCAATCCTGTGTCTGACTATTTTTAAATTCAACCCTCTCTAAATAAGCAATATGCATTTTTTCTTATTGGCTAACCATTATAATTAATAGGTAGAcctaatttactttttttttttagtttgtcatgGTTGGTTAATTTAGGTACTCTTCACTCAGATATATAGGATAGAATCTACCCAAACAAAGTGAGTGCAAATTGTTACCtcaattttattgagtagatTCTATaggttgtttttttacagtgtgatttTTAATCAATGTGTTATGTTTAacgtttatatttttatataatttcatataaaAAGCACTCTGGTGAAATGTCTATGCCTTAAAAATAGTTATTTGATAACTGAATGTCCCACTCAATATTATAGACCAATATTAAAcaccattttaaaaaaagtacttttacaATGTgctatattattacaaaattgTCTATATAGTACAATCAGTGgaggccggtgacttctttttcgagggcgcacaatgcgaaactcgtcacaacatgtatgtagcctgtcatgtgtgtggttcgtcatttcaaaacaTGTGTTCGGCGCGACAAGCGAACCTGTGCCCAACGTGTCATGTAAAAATAagtacctgctgcacacacttctaaagggtttatgataagttttttgtgaacgtgagcatctcttttatcataaacggtttcgacacgtgcagcaggcacttattttgacaagacacgtgatgcacatggttcacatgacacaacaaacacatattttgaaaacacaagcaacacacgtcactccaaacacatattttgaattcgcacCCGTCGGAAGAGCAGTTATCAGGCGCCATTGGTTACAATATGTCATTGTATATAATATTGTCAGGTATTAGTCTAGAAACATAAAAGCAACATAGTTATAAACACTGAGTTAGTAATGAAAAGTAATATGAAATCATAAGAAAAGTAATGcataatgaataaaaaaaaggaaagaagGAAGTCAACTACTTCTGAAGACTTGAATAAAGGAACAGAAACATTTTCTTACCTTTTATTAAAGATAACTCCCAAAAGCTGTCCCGCAAAAGCAATGACAGCAAATACCAGAACTGCTTTCCATATCGGCCTCAGTCTATAGCACCCCAGCCACCGCATTCTCCTGTGATCAAGAGTAACAGTCTGTTAGTGTGATGGAAAACATAGTAAACATtggtaatgtttttttaattggtGCTTTAATTGATGTCTTTTTTAAGCTGTTTCTCAGCAAGGTTTAGTAATGGTGATAAGAGTAACATTTCCTAAAACTGGGTGTTAAGAATTGGTGTGAAACTGTCTGGAGAAACTTTGCCACTCAGAAACAGATTGCTATGTCTGTATTACAAAGaaatcaaacaataaataaatatataaatatataaatatgaaaataaataaatgtggaaaaaataaatatagaaataaatacatatatacataaaaatacaattataaaatgaataaggaaatacaggtataaatactctttttttacattaacatacatatatgtttctgtatttatgtatttttttacatttccgtatatttatatatctatttatttattattttgtcaGATCTGGCTCTCCAAGGTCAGACGACCTTCTTGcaagaataaaaaacaatagacaagTCACCTGATATTAAATCTAGGTTTTTCACTACAGTGAGTTTTGGTTGTAAACTTAGTTTAACACAATGGAAATGTGACGCGTCATTTAGACAAGAATTAGTATAGCCTGCCCTATGGCAACAATAAAGGAAAACTTATAACATGCATGTGAGGTATGTTAAGTATGGAATGAGGAAAAATAAACGAACAAAAGAAGTCCTGTATATCTTATTTGTTGATAAGCAAATCAACATGCACATTGTATGCAAAAGCATAAATGAACGCTGTTTTATCAATCTAAAAAACAAACGTGTCAAAAACATCACATTCTTTGTTAGTGAAGAGacacattaaatgtgtttaacACATGcccttcatttattttaacacagaaTGACACATAGGctattaacacattttttgtgtagCTTATCACAAAACtacttttttacaaaaaaaatcaactcTGATCTACACAAACATGCTTTAAAgctaatttttactttaaaatgattACATTGCAAGTAAATGTTCCTAATTCACACCAAAAACAGCATAATGTTAGAGCTCGCACACACTTGTGCAGAGTACATACAGCATCCTTCTAGTGTATAGAGAAGACAGGTGTAAAATATGGCCTTTGTTTTTATACATTTGTCTCATCGTGTTGAACAAGCGGACAAAAACAGACAGCCGCTGTCATAAATCACAGATTGC is a window from the Misgurnus anguillicaudatus chromosome 21, ASM2758022v2, whole genome shotgun sequence genome containing:
- the gal3st4 gene encoding galactose-3-O-sulfotransferase 4 isoform X3, with product MRWLGCYRLRPIWKAVLVFAVIAFAGQLLGVIFNKSWVQPERPRSLFAFPSENSQGSSLGSCQPHTHIMFLKTHKTASSTVLNMLYRFGEERGLKFALPVGYQFGYPLPFIAQRVKGYRGPHVEEFDIIGNHMRFNKPEVEKVMPSDTFYFSILRDPVALAESSYAYYKNVAPAFRRAKGLGDFADNPHKYYDPRLRNNHYARNLLWFDFGLDHNANFSIPLAKRGVAAVRRNFKLILLSEYFDYSMVLLRHALCWPLDAVVSFSLNARQQVSSVRSGWVGKAALPAPLALTDEQRLKLREWNSLDWYLYQALNLTFWEEIDRFGRSRMEAEVALLRTRREVLARACLRDGGRPVEASRIRDKTIRPFQSGLVKILGYELQPGLDNATWEACLRMIRPEIQYKDLLDLRQFPRAQQPPGPDTVAGGIQVLRESLILRTEDQAGKRLVEKDWDGTVMLRNHSLEHADSRVRLR
- the gal3st4 gene encoding galactose-3-O-sulfotransferase 4 isoform X1, with amino-acid sequence MWNKVAFAQQRRRMRWLGCYRLRPIWKAVLVFAVIAFAGQLLGVIFNKSWVQPERPRSLFAFPSENSQGSSLGSCQPHTHIMFLKTHKTASSTVLNMLYRFGEERGLKFALPVGYQFGYPLPFIAQRVKGYRGPHVEEFDIIGNHMRFNKPEVEKVMPSDTFYFSILRDPVALAESSYAYYKNVAPAFRRAKGLGDFADNPHKYYDPRLRNNHYARNLLWFDFGLDHNANFSIPLAKRGVAAVRRNFKLILLSEYFDYSMVLLRHALCWPLDAVVSFSLNARQQVSSVRSGWVGKAALPAPLALTDEQRLKLREWNSLDWYLYQALNLTFWEEIDRFGRSRMEAEVALLRTRREVLARACLRDGGRPVEASRIRDKTIRPFQSGLVKILGYELQPGLDNATWEACLRMIRPEIQYKDLLDLRQFPRAQQPPGPDTVAGGIQVLRESLILRTEDQAGKRLVEKDWDGTVMLRNHSLEHADSRVRLR
- the gal3st4 gene encoding galactose-3-O-sulfotransferase 4 isoform X2, which encodes MVFRRSARRMRWLGCYRLRPIWKAVLVFAVIAFAGQLLGVIFNKSWVQPERPRSLFAFPSENSQGSSLGSCQPHTHIMFLKTHKTASSTVLNMLYRFGEERGLKFALPVGYQFGYPLPFIAQRVKGYRGPHVEEFDIIGNHMRFNKPEVEKVMPSDTFYFSILRDPVALAESSYAYYKNVAPAFRRAKGLGDFADNPHKYYDPRLRNNHYARNLLWFDFGLDHNANFSIPLAKRGVAAVRRNFKLILLSEYFDYSMVLLRHALCWPLDAVVSFSLNARQQVSSVRSGWVGKAALPAPLALTDEQRLKLREWNSLDWYLYQALNLTFWEEIDRFGRSRMEAEVALLRTRREVLARACLRDGGRPVEASRIRDKTIRPFQSGLVKILGYELQPGLDNATWEACLRMIRPEIQYKDLLDLRQFPRAQQPPGPDTVAGGIQVLRESLILRTEDQAGKRLVEKDWDGTVMLRNHSLEHADSRVRLR